A window of the Bradyrhizobium ottawaense genome harbors these coding sequences:
- a CDS encoding HPr family phosphocarrier protein, which produces MSDEVEPEKEIGLSVPEGAVSRELLIINKRGLHARASAKFVQMVERFNAEVFVTRGNETVGGTSIMGLMMLAAGPGTTVTVAAIGPEAQAAVDALTALIADKFNEEGT; this is translated from the coding sequence ATGAGCGACGAGGTCGAGCCCGAAAAGGAAATCGGGCTGAGCGTGCCTGAAGGCGCCGTCTCGCGCGAACTTCTGATCATCAACAAACGCGGCCTGCACGCCCGCGCTTCGGCCAAATTCGTTCAGATGGTCGAACGCTTCAATGCCGAGGTGTTCGTGACGCGCGGCAACGAGACCGTCGGCGGCACCTCGATCATGGGATTGATGATGCTGGCGGCGGGCCCCGGCACCACGGTGACGGTCGCCGCCATCGGCCCCGAAGCCCAGGCCGCGGTCGATGCGCTCACCGCGCTGATCGCCGACAAGTTCAACGAAGAAGGTACGTGA
- a CDS encoding HPr kinase/phosphorylase — protein MTPEPTVHASAVLVGRHAVLIRGPSGAGKSRLAFDLILAGRAGQLPAAVLVGDDRVHLDTVAEQLWVRPAPELAGLIEIRGLGIRRCEFAGEAVVGLVVDLAAADAERLPPPETLSTRLNGVLIPRIPVPVGYLPLPLVVAALTTTESSSSGNHSPDCLKGFGNHISPTIATE, from the coding sequence ATGACGCCGGAGCCTACCGTCCACGCCTCCGCGGTGCTTGTCGGCCGGCATGCCGTGCTGATCCGGGGGCCCTCGGGCGCCGGCAAGTCGCGGCTGGCGTTCGACCTGATCCTGGCCGGGCGTGCGGGACAGCTCCCGGCGGCGGTTTTGGTCGGTGACGACCGTGTCCATCTCGACACAGTCGCGGAACAATTGTGGGTTCGCCCTGCACCGGAACTGGCCGGTCTGATCGAGATCCGGGGGCTCGGAATCCGGCGTTGCGAGTTCGCCGGCGAGGCTGTTGTCGGCCTCGTGGTGGATCTGGCCGCCGCGGACGCCGAACGGCTGCCGCCGCCAGAAACGCTCTCAACACGCCTTAATGGTGTTTTGATACCGCGAATCCCGGTTCCAGTGGGCTACTTACCCCTCCCGCTGGTTGTCGCCGCACTGACGACAACTGAGAGTTCATCTTCTGGTAACCATTCGCCCGATTGTCTGAAGGGGTTTGGTAACCATATAAGTCCCACTATCGCGACCGAATAA
- the lepA gene encoding translation elongation factor 4, which produces MTTVPISNIRNFSIVAHIDHGKSTLADRLIQMTGGLTDREMAGKEQVLDSMDIERERGITIKAQTVRLSYHAKDGQDYIFNLMDTPGHVDFAYEVSRSLAACEGSLLVVDASQGVEAQTLANVYHALDAGHEIVPILNKVDLPAAEPEQVRKQIEDVIGIDASDAVMISAKTGLGVPDVLEAIVTRLPPPKGDREATLKALLVDSWYDVYLGVVVLVRVVDGVMKKNSRIRMMGTNAAYDVERVGFFTPKMTQVDELGPGEIGFITAAIKEVADTRVGDTITDDRKPITEMLPGFKPAIPVVFCGLFPVDADDFETLRAAMGKLRLNDASFTFEMETSAALGFGFRCGFLGLLHLEIIQERLSREFDLNLIATAPSVIYKMHLTDGQEIEIHNPVDMPDVVKIAEIQEPWIEATILTPDEYLGSVLKLCQDRRGSQKELTYVGSRAMVKYDLPLNEVVFDFYDRLKSVSKGYASFDYHLTDYKPADLVKMQILVNLEPVDALSMLVHRTRAEGRGRAMVERMKELIPPHMFVIPIQAAIGGKVIARETVRALRKDVTAKCYGGDITRKRKLLEKQKEGKKKMRQFGKVDIPQEAFIAALKVDS; this is translated from the coding sequence ATGACAACCGTCCCCATTTCCAACATCCGCAACTTCTCCATCGTCGCCCATATCGACCATGGCAAATCGACGCTGGCCGACCGCCTGATCCAGATGACGGGCGGGCTGACCGATCGCGAAATGGCGGGTAAGGAACAAGTGCTCGATTCCATGGATATCGAGCGCGAGCGCGGTATCACCATCAAGGCGCAGACCGTCCGGCTCAGCTATCACGCCAAGGACGGCCAGGATTATATCTTCAATCTGATGGACACGCCCGGCCATGTCGACTTCGCCTACGAAGTCTCGCGCTCGCTGGCGGCGTGCGAGGGATCGCTGCTGGTGGTCGACGCCAGCCAGGGCGTCGAAGCGCAGACGCTCGCCAACGTCTATCACGCGCTCGACGCCGGTCATGAGATCGTGCCGATCCTCAACAAGGTCGATCTCCCGGCAGCCGAGCCCGAACAGGTCAGGAAGCAGATCGAGGACGTGATCGGCATCGACGCCTCCGACGCCGTGATGATCTCGGCCAAGACCGGCCTCGGCGTTCCCGACGTGCTGGAAGCCATTGTCACCCGCCTGCCGCCGCCGAAAGGCGACCGCGAGGCGACGCTGAAGGCGCTGCTGGTAGATAGCTGGTACGACGTCTATCTCGGCGTCGTCGTGCTCGTTCGTGTGGTCGACGGCGTGATGAAGAAGAACAGCCGCATCCGCATGATGGGCACCAACGCCGCCTACGACGTCGAGCGCGTCGGCTTCTTCACGCCGAAGATGACGCAGGTCGACGAACTCGGCCCCGGCGAGATCGGCTTCATCACTGCGGCGATCAAGGAAGTCGCCGATACCAGGGTGGGCGACACCATCACCGACGACCGCAAACCGATCACCGAGATGCTGCCGGGCTTCAAGCCGGCGATCCCGGTGGTGTTCTGCGGCCTGTTCCCGGTCGACGCCGACGACTTCGAGACGCTGCGCGCGGCGATGGGCAAGTTGCGGCTCAACGACGCCAGCTTCACGTTCGAGATGGAAACCTCCGCCGCGCTCGGCTTCGGCTTCCGCTGCGGCTTCCTCGGCCTGCTGCATCTGGAGATCATCCAGGAGCGGCTGAGCCGCGAGTTCGACCTCAACCTGATCGCGACCGCGCCGAGCGTGATCTACAAGATGCATCTGACCGACGGCCAGGAGATCGAGATCCACAATCCCGTCGACATGCCCGACGTGGTCAAGATCGCCGAAATCCAGGAACCGTGGATCGAAGCCACGATCCTCACCCCCGACGAATATCTCGGCAGCGTGCTGAAGCTGTGCCAGGACCGCCGCGGTTCGCAGAAGGAGCTGACTTACGTCGGCTCCCGCGCGATGGTGAAGTACGACCTGCCGCTCAACGAAGTGGTGTTCGATTTCTACGACCGGCTGAAGTCGGTCTCGAAGGGCTATGCCTCGTTCGACTATCACCTGACCGACTACAAGCCGGCGGACCTGGTGAAGATGCAGATCCTGGTCAACCTCGAGCCGGTCGATGCGCTGTCGATGCTGGTGCATCGGACCCGCGCCGAAGGCCGCGGCCGCGCCATGGTCGAGCGGATGAAGGAACTGATCCCGCCGCACATGTTCGTGATCCCGATCCAGGCCGCGATCGGCGGCAAGGTGATCGCCCGCGAAACCGTCCGCGCGCTGCGCAAGGATGTCACCGCGAAGTGCTACGGCGGCGACATCACACGTAAACGAAAACTTCTGGAGAAGCAGAAGGAAGGCAAGAAGAAGATGCGGCAGTTCGGCAAGGTCGACATCCCGCAGGAAGCGTTCATTGCTGCCCTGAAGGTGGATAGCTGA
- a CDS encoding PTS sugar transporter subunit IIA, with translation MIGLVLVTHGRLADEFRAALEHVMGPQKQIEAITIGAEDDSDLCRSDIIEAVNRVDSGDGVAILTDMFGGTPSNLAISCMSRPKVEVLAGINLPMLVKLAKVREERSLPDAIAMAQEAGRKYVTIASRVLAGK, from the coding sequence ATGATTGGTCTAGTGCTTGTGACCCATGGGCGCCTTGCCGACGAGTTCAGGGCGGCGCTCGAACATGTCATGGGTCCACAAAAACAAATTGAAGCCATCACGATTGGAGCCGAGGACGACTCCGATTTGTGTCGAAGTGACATCATCGAGGCGGTGAACCGCGTCGACAGTGGTGACGGCGTAGCTATCCTCACCGACATGTTCGGGGGCACGCCCTCCAACCTCGCGATTTCCTGCATGAGCCGCCCGAAGGTGGAAGTGCTCGCAGGCATCAATCTTCCCATGCTGGTCAAGCTCGCCAAGGTGCGCGAGGAGCGTTCGCTTCCCGACGCGATCGCCATGGCCCAGGAAGCCGGCCGCAAATACGTCACCATCGCCAGCCGCGTGCTCGCCGGCAAATGA
- a CDS encoding sensor histidine kinase, translated as MLDRTQPDPGLNHEDASSSLDRDGVVDGNPSAKGWRRPLDWLRRAGQFFFALSFSSLTRRIVSLNLAGLVALVASILYLSQFRAGLIDARAQSLLVQAEIIAGAIAASATVETNTITIDPDRLLDLKPGESYGVPDEYSGLDFPINPERVAPVLRRLISPTKTRARIYGGDGGMILDSRNLYGRGDVLRFELPPPTLEKPGFVERAMIAIRTWLNRGDLPLYRELGPENGKGYQEVVQALDGIKTSMVRVNDRGEVIVSVAVPVQRFRAVHGALMLSTQGDDIDQMVTAERLAILKVGGVASAVMIVLSLLLASTIAGPVRRLADGAERVRRRIQTRVEIPDFTRRRDEIGHLSGALRDMTNALYSRIEAIEMFAADVAHELKNPLTSLRSAVETLPLARNETSRARLLEVIEHDVKRLDRLISDISDASRLDAELQRQDMAPVDLRRLLTTLTTVANETRLGHDVGVEVRFEGRGPTDAFSVPGHDSRLGQVISNLLSNAQSFSAAGGKVRIVCRRVRSEIEILIDDDGPGIGEDALERIFERFYTDRPHQGFGQNSGLGLSISKQIIEAHSGRIWAENRPGPADADGQPTVAGARFVVRLPAP; from the coding sequence TTGCTAGATCGAACGCAGCCTGATCCAGGCCTGAACCACGAGGATGCGTCGTCGTCCCTCGATCGGGATGGTGTTGTCGACGGCAACCCGTCCGCGAAGGGCTGGCGGCGGCCGCTGGATTGGCTGCGACGGGCCGGGCAGTTCTTCTTCGCCCTGTCATTCTCGAGCCTCACCCGGCGCATCGTCTCGCTGAATCTGGCGGGCCTCGTCGCGCTGGTGGCGAGCATCCTCTATCTTTCGCAGTTTCGCGCCGGCCTGATCGACGCCCGCGCGCAGAGCCTCTTGGTGCAGGCCGAGATCATTGCCGGCGCTATAGCTGCATCCGCCACCGTCGAAACCAATACCATCACCATCGATCCGGACCGGCTGCTCGACCTCAAGCCCGGCGAAAGCTACGGCGTGCCGGACGAATATTCCGGGCTCGATTTTCCGATCAATCCGGAGCGGGTCGCGCCGGTGCTGCGGCGGCTGATTTCGCCGACCAAGACCCGCGCCCGCATCTATGGCGGCGACGGCGGCATGATTCTCGACAGCCGCAACCTTTATGGCCGCGGCGACGTGCTGCGTTTCGAATTGCCGCCGCCAACGCTGGAGAAGCCGGGCTTCGTCGAGCGCGCCATGATCGCGATCCGCACCTGGCTCAATCGCGGCGACCTGCCGCTGTACCGCGAACTCGGGCCCGAGAACGGCAAGGGCTATCAGGAAGTCGTGCAGGCGCTTGACGGCATCAAGACCAGCATGGTGCGCGTCAACGACCGCGGCGAGGTGATCGTCTCGGTCGCGGTGCCGGTGCAGCGGTTCCGCGCCGTCCATGGCGCGCTGATGCTGTCGACGCAGGGTGACGACATCGACCAGATGGTGACCGCCGAGCGGCTCGCGATTCTGAAGGTCGGCGGCGTCGCCTCCGCCGTCATGATCGTGCTGTCATTGCTGCTGGCGAGCACGATCGCGGGGCCGGTGCGACGGCTGGCCGACGGCGCCGAGCGCGTCCGCCGCCGCATCCAGACCCGCGTCGAGATTCCCGATTTCACCCGCCGCCGCGACGAGATCGGCCATCTCTCCGGCGCGCTGCGCGACATGACCAACGCGCTCTACAGCCGGATCGAGGCGATCGAGATGTTCGCCGCCGATGTCGCCCACGAACTGAAGAACCCGCTGACCTCGCTGCGGTCGGCGGTCGAGACGCTGCCTTTGGCGCGCAACGAAACCAGCCGCGCGCGGCTGCTCGAGGTGATCGAGCACGACGTCAAACGGCTCGACCGCCTGATCTCGGATATTTCCGACGCCAGCCGTCTCGACGCCGAACTGCAGCGGCAGGACATGGCGCCGGTCGATCTGCGCCGCCTGCTGACGACGCTGACGACGGTTGCCAACGAAACCCGGCTCGGACACGACGTCGGGGTCGAGGTTCGCTTCGAAGGCCGCGGCCCGACCGATGCATTCTCGGTGCCCGGCCACGATTCGCGGCTCGGACAGGTGATTTCCAACCTGCTGTCCAACGCGCAGTCCTTCTCCGCCGCCGGCGGCAAGGTGCGCATCGTTTGCCGCCGCGTACGGTCGGAAATCGAGATCCTGATCGACGATGACGGACCGGGCATCGGCGAGGATGCGCTGGAGCGCATCTTCGAGCGCTTCTACACCGACCGGCCGCATCAGGGCTTTGGCCAGAACTCCGGACTGGGCCTGTCGATTTCCAAGCAGATCATCGAAGCGCATAGCGGGCGGATCTGGGCCGAGAATCGCCCTGGCCCGGCCGATGCCGACGGTCAGCCGACGGTCGCCGGCGCGCGCTTCGTGGTCCGGCTGCCGGCACCATGA
- a CDS encoding HugZ family protein, giving the protein MELTADFNASRLARSLLRRSRQGALATLMPGSGDPYCSLVNVASRTDASPILLISRLALHTRNILADNRVSLMLDERAAGDPLEGARIMLAGRAEEAAGEAAGMLRRRYLNAHPSAEAFVDFKDFSFFRIVPSGAHLVAGFGRIIDLTPVQFLTDIGDAGELLEAEQGAVAHMNEDHREAMNLYATRLLGAESADWTCTGCDPDGMDMQAGTATLRLDFPERVTSGTALRKMLVRLAGEARAKG; this is encoded by the coding sequence ATGGAACTGACCGCGGATTTCAATGCTTCCAGGCTCGCCCGCTCGCTGCTGAGGCGTAGCCGCCAGGGGGCGCTGGCGACCCTGATGCCCGGGAGCGGCGATCCCTATTGCTCACTGGTCAATGTTGCCAGCCGTACCGACGCCTCGCCGATCCTGCTGATCTCGCGGCTGGCGCTGCATACCAGGAACATCCTCGCCGACAACCGGGTGTCGCTGATGCTGGACGAGCGTGCCGCGGGCGATCCGCTGGAGGGCGCCCGGATCATGCTGGCGGGCCGGGCCGAGGAGGCCGCGGGCGAAGCGGCCGGAATGCTGCGCCGGCGCTACCTCAACGCCCATCCGTCGGCGGAAGCCTTTGTCGATTTCAAGGATTTCTCGTTCTTCCGGATCGTCCCGTCCGGCGCCCACCTGGTCGCCGGCTTCGGCCGCATCATCGACCTCACGCCGGTGCAATTCCTGACCGATATCGGCGATGCCGGCGAGCTGCTGGAGGCCGAGCAGGGTGCTGTCGCGCACATGAACGAGGATCACCGCGAGGCGATGAACCTCTATGCCACCAGGCTGCTCGGCGCCGAGAGCGCCGACTGGACCTGCACCGGCTGCGATCCGGATGGCATGGACATGCAGGCTGGCACCGCGACGCTCCGGCTGGATTTCCCGGAGCGGGTCACCAGCGGCACCGCCTTGCGCAAGATGCTGGTGCGTCTTGCCGGGGAGGCGCGGGCGAAGGGCTGA
- a CDS encoding glycosyltransferase family 39 protein has product MSTASILPANARGRRFPSLRRLGAWLASRAGDPKASLWLVIGFATVHAVLWTLILVNLKTGQDVHMDVAEAYAWGQKFLLGYGKHPPLSGWVAGVWFMIFPVKDWATYALAMTTLGCGLVICWLLALRVVDRRRAFLVVVMLALYPIFNFKGFKYNPDILQLVTLPLLMLAYLDAFEKRSVKSGIWLGLAGALALMTKYWVLTMIGAIGLAALIHPARLQFLRSPAPWVAIATLAVAMFPHFLWLKQVNFIALTYAGDSYTITDRAQIHDLALGYIGHNLALVAVPAVLAAMALAWPPRRWRLFPFWSRGPNSGVNVSQALNVWIVQAIVAIGPPLGAVIFHIYIKTDWGIPLFFLVPLALVAIPAVRVRQIALSNLAATWLVISLVVLVASPKIVAYELDQKRNEGATYRARSELARELTDVWQTRFHSRWPVVAAYTDTGEPITFYSPDHPAPLTPDEPWSSGLTSLEEAKRSGFIGVCETGDWKLEKCEAWMKLHAANGERMGVTTRRFTLGIASAATAWNVVVVPPAK; this is encoded by the coding sequence ATGTCGACTGCATCCATTTTGCCCGCGAACGCCCGCGGCAGGCGCTTTCCCTCCCTCCGGCGGCTGGGGGCATGGCTGGCCTCGCGCGCCGGCGACCCCAAGGCCAGTCTTTGGCTGGTGATCGGCTTTGCCACGGTCCATGCCGTGCTGTGGACCCTGATTCTGGTCAACCTGAAGACCGGCCAGGACGTCCATATGGACGTCGCCGAAGCCTACGCCTGGGGCCAGAAGTTCCTGCTGGGCTATGGCAAGCATCCACCGCTGTCGGGCTGGGTCGCCGGCGTCTGGTTCATGATCTTTCCGGTCAAGGACTGGGCGACCTACGCACTGGCGATGACGACGCTGGGTTGCGGGCTCGTGATCTGCTGGCTGCTGGCGCTGCGCGTGGTCGATCGCCGCCGCGCCTTCCTGGTCGTGGTGATGCTCGCGCTTTATCCGATCTTCAATTTCAAGGGCTTCAAATACAATCCGGATATCCTGCAGCTCGTGACGCTGCCGCTGTTGATGCTGGCCTATCTGGACGCGTTTGAAAAACGCAGCGTGAAATCCGGTATCTGGCTCGGGCTTGCCGGCGCGCTGGCGCTGATGACCAAATACTGGGTGCTGACCATGATCGGCGCCATCGGCCTTGCGGCATTGATCCATCCCGCTCGGCTGCAGTTCCTGCGTTCGCCGGCGCCGTGGGTCGCGATCGCGACGCTTGCGGTGGCGATGTTCCCGCACTTCCTGTGGCTGAAGCAGGTGAATTTCATCGCGCTGACCTATGCCGGCGACAGCTACACCATCACCGACCGCGCCCAGATCCACGATCTCGCGCTCGGCTATATCGGCCATAACCTTGCGCTGGTGGCGGTGCCGGCGGTGCTGGCGGCGATGGCGCTGGCGTGGCCGCCACGGCGCTGGAGGCTTTTTCCGTTCTGGTCGCGCGGCCCAAATTCCGGTGTCAACGTTTCGCAGGCGCTCAACGTCTGGATCGTCCAGGCCATCGTCGCAATCGGGCCGCCGCTCGGCGCGGTGATATTCCATATCTACATCAAGACCGACTGGGGCATCCCGCTGTTCTTCCTGGTGCCGCTGGCGCTGGTCGCGATACCTGCGGTGCGGGTGCGGCAGATCGCGCTGTCGAACCTCGCGGCGACCTGGCTGGTGATTTCGCTGGTCGTGCTCGTGGCCTCGCCAAAGATCGTCGCCTATGAACTGGATCAGAAGCGCAATGAAGGCGCGACATATCGCGCGCGTTCCGAACTGGCGCGCGAACTGACCGACGTGTGGCAAACCCGGTTTCATTCGCGCTGGCCGGTGGTCGCGGCCTATACCGATACCGGCGAGCCCATCACCTTCTACAGCCCCGATCATCCGGCGCCGCTGACGCCGGACGAGCCGTGGTCGTCCGGCCTGACTTCGCTCGAGGAAGCCAAGCGTTCCGGCTTCATCGGCGTTTGCGAAACCGGCGACTGGAAGCTGGAAAAATGTGAGGCCTGGATGAAGCTCCATGCCGCCAATGGCGAGCGCATGGGGGTCACCACCCGCCGGTTTACGCTCGGTATCGCCAGTGCGGCGACGGCGTGGAACGTCGTCGTTGTTCCGCCGGCCAAATAG
- a CDS encoding response regulator transcription factor, whose translation MPTIALVDDDRNILTSVSIALEAEGYRIMTYTDGASALDGFRTSPPDLAILDIKMPRMDGMETLRRLRQKSDLPVIFLTSKDEEIDELFGLKMGADDFIRKPFSQRLLVERVKAVLRRGQPKDPTAVPKEPDARALDRGLLRMDPERHTCTWKNEPVTLTVTEFLILQALATRPGVVKSRNALMDAAYDDQVYVDDRTIDSHIKRLRKKFKVVDDDFEMIETLYGVGYRFKEA comes from the coding sequence ATGCCCACAATCGCCCTGGTCGATGACGACCGCAACATTCTCACTTCCGTCTCGATTGCGCTCGAAGCCGAAGGCTATCGCATCATGACCTACACGGATGGTGCATCGGCGCTCGACGGTTTCCGTACCTCGCCGCCGGATCTGGCGATCCTCGATATCAAGATGCCGCGCATGGACGGCATGGAGACGCTGCGGCGGCTGCGGCAGAAATCCGATCTGCCGGTGATCTTCCTGACCTCCAAGGACGAAGAGATCGACGAATTGTTCGGCCTCAAGATGGGCGCCGACGATTTCATCCGCAAGCCGTTCTCGCAGCGCCTGCTGGTCGAACGCGTCAAAGCCGTGCTTCGCCGCGGCCAGCCCAAGGATCCGACCGCTGTGCCGAAGGAGCCGGATGCACGTGCTCTGGACCGCGGCCTGCTACGGATGGATCCGGAGCGTCACACCTGCACCTGGAAGAACGAGCCGGTCACGCTGACGGTGACGGAATTTCTGATCCTGCAGGCGCTGGCGACGCGCCCCGGTGTGGTGAAAAGCCGCAACGCGCTGATGGACGCCGCCTATGACGATCAGGTCTATGTCGACGACCGCACCATCGACAGCCACATCAAGCGGCTGCGCAAGAAGTTCAAGGTGGTCGACGACGATTTCGAGATGATCGAGACGCTGTACGGCGTCGGCTATCGCTTCAAGGAAGCCTGA